agcgaccataactcctcaactattgatcctagaagatcgaaacttcgatctgcatccgcgccgggtacaaatctactggattacataccaaatacatcataattcgtaggagaaaggacCCTAATTTTGAATCCAATACTCTATACATGTATACTAAGTGCTAAATACGCGGCTGTATCGAAGGATGCGCTGTATCTATTTTCGCAAGTTGTTCTCGGCGTTCACCACATACATTACAAGAAGATTCTTCATCGGGATTTGAAGCCGGAGAACATTATGCTAACCGGAAACCGCGGCGACATCGTGAAAATCGGAGATTTTGGAATATCGAAGAATTTCGACGAGTACGACAATATACATATTTGCATTTCAATATTCCGTATTCTGTAGCGTAGATGTTTAACCGAATAATATCGATCACACTCGTAGAATGGGAGATCCATCGACAACCTGCCGCGCTGGATCGTTGGCTTACATGGCTCCGGAAATGTTCGAGAAACAGTGTTATGATTTCAAATGCGATATATGGAGCATGGGAGTTGTTCTTTACGAGATGGTAACAAAGAGACATCCCTTTCCTGCCACGGTAAATGCGGTTTGTTTGATAATTGCGATATTCTAGATACGTTATATGCGCGTAGAAAAGCTGATTTGCGTGCTGATTTCAGAACGCGGCGGATATGGCGAAAATGACCTGCAAGAAAAAGCCACGACCTCTTTGTGGTGAAACGTCACCGGCTATCGTCAATTTGATATCGAAGATGTTGAGAAAAGTACCAGCACTGCGTCCAAAAACGGATCAATTGATGCTTTGCCCTTATCTCGTCCCTTTTATAGCTCGAACGTATTTGAATCTAGGTCGGATTCCGTGTTCCTTCAGCCGGGAGAACGGAACCGTTGGTTCCGAAATGTTTCTGAAATTCCTAAAGAAACGCGTTACAGCCGTAAAAACATCGTGAAACAACGATTTGGCttgatctcgaacgatttaatTCGATCTCGTCTCAAACCGAACAACAATTTCATTTGATCTCGTCTCGCTCGACGAATGCGTGCGCCGAACAAGAAGCTGGAAGGACATCGAATAATCATATTATTAGAATCGACGGTCTGCATGGAATTGTTCGGCGATCCGGTGTTATCGAACCGCCTGGGCCTGGTTTggtgtatgtaaatacatagTACACGCACATCAGACACCAGGCTCGAGTGCGTAACGACAGGAAACGAAGACCGGAACTACGGAATGCACGTTTTATTTCATCGCGCGCATACCTACACCTCTAGAAATCCGTTCGGTCTGTTCGATTTAGTTGGACGAATATCGGACAGCCGCGCGTTTCAAATTTGTCTCTCGTCGCACGACACCGATACTAGTCTTTAATTTGTCGAAAGAATTCTGAATGTGTTTTAAGCTGCATCGatctcaaatatttttaataaattcacgAAAAATGTGGTCAACACTGCTGACTTTTTACTGTTTGACCCACGCTTGGATATCGTGCGCGAGCCCATGGTATCCCGTGAACCCGACATTCGGCGAGCAAGTAGATCTGGTGGGAGCCGCGGACGAGAATTTTGGGCCAAACGGGACTCCGACCGTTGGGAACGATCAGGCTAAAGATTCGATCGATTTTCCAGATTTTATTAATGTTTTCAATGCGACGCACGCTCCGTTCAATTCGATCGATCGCGAACGTGAACGCGAACCTTTGGACGAAGTGGAACGCATAGAGCCTAGACAGTGGCCGGTCAGACCGGATATATTCTACGGTCAGAGTTCTACTCCTTCGACCACGTCGATTTCTTCGCGGAATCCACTCGGGCCGCCTACGATCGCCCAAAGAGATCCATCGACGCAGAGGTGAGCTTTTTGATCGGTAGATGCTCGATATCGTAAAGGTAACAGATTACACGTTACAGGTGTCCTCCAACGGGCGCGACAACGTCTACCGCATCCATAGATGAAGTGTTTTGCGACTTCAACGCTTTTCCGACGCAAACGCTTTGCGAGTGGCGAAACGGAGATGGCGCGTTGAATTGGAGGGCTGGGACCGGCATGGGCACCAATTGGATGGGTGGACCACCGAGCGATTACACCACCGGAACCATGGAAGGAGGGTAACGGAACGTATTTCTTACCAGGGAAAAACCATCGACGATTTTCTTCTGAATGAAATATATCTTTGTAGTCCAGGCGAAAGATTGggctattataaaatatttttttcaacctcgataaTTAACTTTACGACGtcggaaaatgtaaacaaattccTTTTTGCTGATCATAATAGCGGAGCGCGTCTCGCCTACCTGAAACGAGGGTACGCGTCCTTTTCCATCCTTTTCAAGGGCTCAGTTTGAAGGGACAACTCCCGGGAATATGACcgtattttttcaatatttaaatcacTCAAGTCACTAAATCACTAAAGTTAAttatcgaggttgaaaaaattattttgtaacagCCCGATCCTTTCCAaagtaagtgaggcccgttttcgccaaaatgggcaaaaattgcaaACGTCGAAGGCctgtaatttttaaagaaattctaaaccggcaaaatgatgacttaaacccaccctaatttcgcatggactacaacataatCCATTCACGATTTTCATCGACACGCCTTTCATAGGTACGCCTTTTTGGAGAGCTCCGAGCTACCGCCGTCGAAGGACGGCAAGGCGAAAACGTTTGGAGGATTACTGCACAGTCCTCAATTAGGGAGTACCGGAGTAGCCGGCACATGCATTATGTTCAAATACGCGTTGGATGGTCTGAGCATAGCCGGTCTGAGGGTGTTGATTCACGCGGGAACGGACGAGTTTTCAATCAAGAAGGAGGAAACGGAGACGGGGATCGCATCCGGTAACGACAACGGGACGTCAGTACCCTCCTGCAAACCTTACTTCGTCCAACCGTTGAGCGAGCGTGTCATTTGGAACGGCCAATACTACACCCTCGGTGTTTGGCAGCAGGCACAAATACTCTACACCTATCCCGAGTTACATTCGGTAATTTTCTAGGATATTCGTATTCGTAATCGTAATCGTAATCGTACGTACGACGATGCAGGTGGTCATCGAGGGCATTCCGGTAGATCCTACCGATCCAGCTCGCTTGTACAGAGGATACGCAGCCGTGGACGACATAGATTT
This genomic stretch from Lasioglossum baleicum chromosome 13, iyLasBale1, whole genome shotgun sequence harbors:
- the LOC143214904 gene encoding serine/threonine-protein kinase Nek5 — translated: MSMHISDYVFQTLLGQGTFGSVYLVRRKSNWKPFVAKQQVFDSANALPFKNILGEVQCLHKLRHPNIVTYYGAWIEQDHCYILMEYASRCTLKELLSNRQTPLTEEDALYLFSQVVLGVHHIHYKKILHRDLKPENIMLTGNRGDIVKIGDFGISKNFDEMGDPSTTCRAGSLAYMAPEMFEKQCYDFKCDIWSMGVVLYEMVTKRHPFPATNAADMAKMTCKKKPRPLCGETSPAIVNLISKMLRKVPALRPKTDQLMLCPYLVPFIARTYLNLGRIPCSFSRENGTVGSEMFLKFLKKRVTAVKTS